One genomic segment of Hydra vulgaris chromosome 14, alternate assembly HydraT2T_AEP includes these proteins:
- the LOC136090754 gene encoding uncharacterized protein LOC136090754, translated as MKCIDPEMKYRTLEDLCLDHKRFMKNGGLKSIAKNFNNVIIKPILKIPLDQVSLPSLHMALGIYLNFFNMFEEEVHQLDIMMAAEPLKSSIKCSEEYDVFINKQKQLWNLQIDILNIDDQIQVVNDVILLAAVSNSDDVDDVQSLYLKEIDLLNNEKEKKTNLCNTLEEYFLKKGQGPCTQMIEAILQQLNVQRQAYHGKSFIGNHVHKMLNKPSILRLCNSIPKFVYDNGYSGTKIHTKSIEVSKQYKQLFDKFAQCYYIFSSKNTISAEKLSILKKKINELMQFYRKNWPEASVSPKLHMLEHHAIPFLEKWRAGFGFYGEQGGESIHMEFNKLKNIYQSIPCPTIQLKSILKSHYQKTNPENIQLKPCVKKRKFILKNS; from the exons ATGAAATGTATTGACCCTGAGATGAAATATCGCACATTGGAAGATTTATGTTTAGATCATAAAAGGTTTATGAAAAATGGAGGACTAAAGagtattgcaaaaaatttcaataatgtGATAAtcaaaccaattttaaaaataccacTAGACCAA gtgtCTTTACCTAGTCTACACATGGCTCttggtatttatttaaatttttttaacatgtttgaaGAAGAAGTTCATCAATTGGACATAATGATGGCTGCTGAACCTCTAAAAAGCAGCATAAAATGCTCAGAAGAGTATgacgtttttataaataaacaaaagcagTTGTGGAATCTTCAAATAGACATTCTTAATATTGATGATCAAATTCAAGTGGTTAATGATGTCATTTTATTAGCTGCAGTTAGCAATTCAGATGATGTAGACGATGTTCAATCTCTTTACTTAAAAGAAATTGACTTACTTaacaatgaaaaagaaaaaaag ACAAATCTATGTAATACTcttgaagaatattttttaaagaagggTCAGGGACCTTGCACACAAATGATCGAGGCAATATTACAACAGCTAAATGTTCAACGTCAAGCATATCatggaaaaagttttattggAAATCATGtgcataaaatgttaaat AAACCTTCAATACTTCGGTTATGCAACTCTATTCCTAAGTTTGTTTATGACAATGGGTATTCAGGGACAAAAATACATACAAAGTCAATTGAAGTTAGCAAACAATACAAGCAGCTCTTTGATAAATTTGCTCAATGTTATTACATATTTTCATCCAAAAATACTATTTCAGCagaaaaattaagtattttaa AAAAGAAGATAAACGAATTAATGCAATTTTATCGGAAAAATTGGCCCGAGGCCTCAGTTTCGCCAAAGTTGCATATGCTGGAACATCATGCTATTCCGTTTTTAGAAAAATGGAGAGCGGGATTTGGATTTTATGGCGAACAAGGCGGCGAGTCAATACACATGGAGTTcaataaactgaaaaatatatatcaatcaaTTCCTTGTCCAACGATCcaattaaaaagtattcttAAATCCCATTACCAAAAAACAAACCCGGAAAACATCCAGCTTAAACcatgtgtaaaaaaaagaaaatttattttaaaaaattcttaa